The genome window AAAAAGCATAAGCAATTGGAATAGAGCGATTTATCGATTGATAAAATAGCTCAAATTTTTTTGCATTTATAAGCGAATACTCGTTTTCACATTAACAATTGTCCACAAAAAAACACGAAATTCCATTAATAAAAGAATTTCGTGTTTAAGGATGTTATCGTCTAAAGTTCCATTCATCGTTTTCATATTTTTCTTTGGCAATTTTTTCAACATATTCTACTTCTTCATCTGTTAGTTGATAGTTTTCTAATTGAATTTGCAGCCCTTCTTCAAACCCTTTTTTAAAGGCCTCTTTCGCCATTTCAATGGTAATATTTCTTGTGGTTAACTCATTAATTGCCACTGCTTTGCTCTTAAATGCTTTTTGCATTCTCTCTTTAACACGCTCATTTGGATACTTAAATAAACGGAATAATTTATCCTCATCTAAATCAAGTAAAATGGAACCATGCTGCAAAATTACACCTTGCTGTCTTGTCTGTGCACTTCCAGCAACTTTTCTGCCTTCCACAACTAATTCATACCAGCTAGGAGCATCAAAGCATACTGCGGACCTTGGGCTTTTTAAATTATTTCGCTGCTCTTCTGTTTTCGGCACTGCAAAATAGGCATCCAAATCTAAAAAATGAAAACCTTTTAAAATGCCTTCCGAAATTACACGATATGCTTCTGTAACTGTTTTAGGCATATTAGGATGCTCTTCTGAAACAATAACACTATATGTTAATTCGTGTTCATGCAGTACACCTCTTCCGCCTGTCGGTCTTCTAACAAATCCAAGTCCCAATTCTTTCACTGCGTCTAAATCAATTTCTTTCTCTACCTTCTGAAAATATCCAATAGATAAAGTAGCAGGATTCCAGCCATAAAAACGGATAACCGGCGGAAAAACTCCTTTAGAATGCCATTCTAATAAAGCTTCGTCTAATGCCATATTAAAAGAAGGAGAATGATTGCCTGAATCAATAAATCTCCATGTTTCTTTTACCATGATGAACCCTCTTTTTCTATGTATGATGTATTCCTAAATCCTTACTAAGGATATCAAAATATCAGATTATTTAAAAGTAACTTGCATGAAAAACATGCTATTCTTCAAACTTTAGAAGGTTCATGTAAGTATTTACTTTACTACTATACCAGTTGATAGATATAATAGAGATAGTGCAAGTAATTGAAAGGAGAAATGAGAATTGACAATGATTTATACTCTTCTCATCATTTTAGTCGCATTCCTTGTATATTCATTAGTGATGTGGCTGTATCAACGCCGAATTGTTAAAACTGTTAACCAAGATGAATTTCGTCAAGGCTACAGAAAAGCACAATTAATTGATGTACGTGAACCGAACGAATATGAGGCAGGACATGTACTTGGCGCAAGAAATATTCCACTATCACAGCTAAAGATGAGAAAAAGTGAAATCCGTCCTGATAAACCAGTATATCTATACTGTCAAAATGGGATGAGAAGCGGCAGAGCTGCTCAATTTCTATATCGTAAAGGGTACAAGGATTTAACCCAATTAGAAGGCGGATTTAAAAAGTGGACAGGGAAAATTAAAGCAAAAAAATAATAATGCTCTTATTGAAATTATTATATAGAAGAAAGCTGATGCCAATTTACTTGGACATCAGCTTTTTTATTACTTAAATCATAGCACCCAGACGAATTACTTTGTATAGCGTAAAACAGGTTTTCTCGCTGCTAATGTTTCGTCCAAGCGACCGATCACCGTTGTATGTGGAGCCTCCTGAACGATTTCCGGTGTTTCTTCTGCCTCTTTTGCAATTTGGATCATTGCATCGATAAAGCTGTCTAATGTCTCTTTTGACTCGGTCTCAGTCGGCTCAATCATTATACACTCCTCTACATTAAGCGGAAAATAGATAGTAGGTGGATGATAGCCAAAATCCAGAAGCCTTTTGGCTATATCAAGTGTTCTGACACCTAGCTTCTTTTGTCGTCTTCCGCTTAATACAAATTCATGTTTACAATGACGATCAAATGGTAAATCGTAATATTCAGCCAAACGACGCATCATGTAGTTTGCATTTAATACAGCATTTTCTGTGACCGCTTTTAAGCCATCTGGTCCCATAGAACGGATATAAGTGTAAGCACGGACATTAATCCCAAAATTACCATAAAATGGCTTAACTCTGCCGATCGATTGAGGTCTATTGTAATCTAATACAAATTCTTCCCCTACTTTAGTCAATACTGGCTTTGGCAAGAATGGAATTAAATCAGCTTTCACTCCTACCGGTCCTGAACCCGGTCCACCGCCGCCATGTGGTCCTGTAAATGTCTTATGCAAATTTAAATGAACAACATCAAAGCCCATATCTCCAGGTCTGGCTTTAGAAAGAACAGCGTTTAAATTAGCGCCATCATAATATAATTTCCCACCGGCATTATGGACTATTTCCGCCATTTCTAGAATATTTTCTTCAAATAGACCTAAAGTATTAGGATTTGTTAACATTAATGCTGCAGTATCTTCTCCTACTACTCGTTTTAAATCCTCTAGATCAACAAGTCCATGTTCGTTAGATTTAACCGTTATTGTTTCTAAGCCAGCAACAGTTGCCGAAGCAGGATTGGTTCCATGCGCAGAATCGGGAACAATTACCTTTGTACGATGCATATCTCCATTGGCTTCATGGTATGCTCTAATCAGCATTAAACCCGTCCATTCGCCATGTGCACCTGCAGCCGGCTGCAAGGTTACTTCATCCATCCCTGTGATTTCGACGAGATGCTGTTGTAAATCATACATTAACTCAAGAGCCCCTTGTACAGCTGACACTTCTTGGAGCGGATGAATATGGGCAAACCCATTAAATCTTGCCACATTTTCATTTATTTTTGGATTATATTTCATCGTACAAGAACCTAATGGGTAAAAACCAGAATCCAAGCCATGATTTCGTTTGGATAATGCAGTATAATGACGCATAATATCTAATTCAGAGACCTCTGGTAGTTCTGGATTTTCTTCTCTTATATAATCATTCGGCAGCAATTCCGTAAGATCTGCTGCTGGAATATCCATTTCTGGCAAACTATAGCCAATTCTGCCTGGTGTACTGCTTTCAAAGATAAGAGGTTGATTTTTATTAGACATGATAATCCTCCATTTCTGCAACGAATTCATCTATTTCTTCTTTTGTACGCAATTCGGTTACGGCAATGAGCATATGATTTTCTAATTGTTTGAAGTCTCTTCCTAAATCATAGCCACCAATCATACCTTTTTCTAATAACGCTCGGTTTACTGCCGAAATAGAGGAATTACATTTAATAATAAACTCATTAAAGGATGGTCCCTCATACACTATTTCAAATCCTGCTTCTTTTAATTTGGTTTTAGCATAATGGGCTTTCTGGATATTAGCAATCGCCATTTCCTTCACGCCATGTTTTCCAAGTGCGGTCATAGCAACGGAAGCAGCTAATGCATTAAGTGCTTGGTTCGAGCATATATTAGAAGTTGCCTTGTCACGGCGAATATGTTGTTCTCGCGCCTGCAGAGTTAACACAAAACCTCTTTGACCATTGTCATCTACAGTTTGCCCCACTAAACGCCCAGGCACTTTACGCATTAATTTTGACGTTACCGCAAAATAACCACAGTGCGGACCTCCAAAGCCCATTGGAATTCCAAAAGGTTGCGCATCCCCCACGACAATATCTGCCTGAAAATTTCCTGGTGGTGTCAACGCCCCTAAAGCTAATGGATTACTAGATACAACAAATAATGATTTATGGGCATGAATAATTGCTTCTAAGTCCTTAAGCGGCTCAACTCTTCCAAAAAAGTTCGGATATTGAATCATAACAGCTGCAACTGTATCATCTACCATATCCTCTAATGCCTCTATATCTGTTATCCCGTCTTTATGAGGAATTTCTTGAACTTCAATATACTGTCCCTTTGCATAGGTTTTCACTACTTCTTTTGCTTCAGGGTGGACAGCACTTGAGAGAAGAATTTTCTTCCGTTTCGTCGTACCGGCACTTAACATTCCTGCTTCTGCTAATGCCGTTGCTCCATCGTACATAGAAGAGTTTGCTACGTCCATTCCCGTCAGTTCACATATCATTGTCTGAAATTCGAAAATAGCCTGTAATTCCCCTTGAGAAATTTCTGGTTGATATGGAGTATAGGCTGTATAAAATTCAGATCGTGATAAAACATGATCGACAATAACAGGCGAATAGTGATCATAAACTCCTGCACCTAAAAAAGAAACATTCGCTTTTGCATCAGCATTCTTTTGGGCAAGTTTTGTTAATTCTTTCAATAAAGCTGATTCACTTTTTGCGCGTTTAATCGAATAGTTTCCTTGAAAACGCACTTTTTCTGGTATATCTGAAAATAAATCTTCTACTGAACTTACTCCTATTGCCGCTAGCATTTCCTTTTGATCCTGTTCCGTCATCGGTAAATAACGATGCTTCATTCGTTTTTCCCCCAGTCATTAGCCCATTTGATTTATTTGTAGAAAAAAGCCTAAAAATTACTTTCGTTTATAAAAAGGAATTTTGGTTACTTTTGCCTTTAAATACTTTCCTCTAATTTCTACTTCTACTTCTGTATCTATTGCTGTATAATCACTTTGAATTAATGCAAGACCAATGTTTTTCTTTAAGGTTGGTGATTGTGTACCAGTAGTTACTTCCCCAATACATAATCCATTTGCATATACTTTATAGCCATGTCTCGGTATTCCTCTATCTACCATTTCGATACCGGCTAATTTTCTAATCAGTCCTTCTTCTTTTTGCTTCGTTAAAGCTGCTTTTCCAATAAAATCTGCTTCTTTATTTACTTTAACAGCAAAGCCAATTCCAGCTTCTAAAGGAGAGATATCTGCTGATAATTCTTGCCCATATAAGGCGAGTGTTGCTTCAAAGCGCAACGTATCCCTTGCACCTAACCCACAAGGAAGTACACCTAGCGGCTCTCCTGTTGTCAAAATTTCTCTCCATAAGTCAATAGCATCTTCACTTTGGCAATATATTTCAAATCCATCTTCACCTGTGTAGCCAGTACGGGATAAAAGAACTTCTTTACCTGCTATATTCACCTTGTTCTGAAAGTGAAAATATTTAATAGAAGAATCAATAGAAGGGTTTATTTTCCTTAGAACCTCTTCTGCTAATGGACCTTGCAGTGCTAATTGAGCAAAATCTTCTGATAAATTACTTAAGATTACATCCCCACTTGCATGCTTTTGTAACCATTCGAAATCCTTTTCAATATTGGATGCATTTACAACTAATAAATAGTGGTTATCCGCTAGCTTATATGTTAATAAATCATCCACAGTGCCACCATTTTCATAGCACATTGCTGAATATTGAGCAGCACCATTTTTGATTTTTTCAATATCATTCGTAAGAATTTTTTGCAGAAAAGCTAAACTATCGTTCCCTTTAACCTCGATTTCCCCCATATGAGAAACATCAAATAAGCCTGCTTTTGTACGAACAGCCTCATGCTCCTGTTTTATGCCAGAAAATTGTACAGGTAAATCCCAGCCTCCGAAATCGATTGTCTTTCCGCCATACTGTTTATACACCTCGTATAACGGTGTTTGCTTTAATAAAGTCAATGAACAACACTCCATTCCCCTATGTATTAGACATTCTCATTTATTGCATATCATAAAATGGCAACAAAAAAAGACAGAAACCCCCCTTTTAAAAAAAGTAAGGGCTCTGTCCTTGCACCTGAAAGTTTACCGATATAATGTCGGCTGTCCCCTTTGGTGGCTTACACATGTACTTGTAAGCACTCTCCAGAGCTGCGTCCAAATAGAGTTCTTTTGCCTGAGAGATTCACAAATAATATTGCTTGCTCCTTCGGCGCTACGAACGTAGTCTCTCCCCTATTTCTCATCCGCGATTCATAAAATTTTCTCCATTGGTCATACTAAATACTACCAGAAATAATGTTTGTTTATGTACTTAGCAAAATACGATTAATATTTGATCATTTTTCATTTAATGTTCATGTTTTGTCCCAATATAAATAAATTGTGACAAAATTAAAAACTTTTTTACCCTTTTATCCTAACATCCGAATGAAAAGGTGGCAATAAGTTTTTATGTTTACTAGCTCTCTTTTTTTAATTCTTATATACATAATATTTTAGCTTTACCAAAGGAAACATTAGAAAGGATGAATAAAGATGACGCTCCAAATCAATTTTGATGATTCGTGGAATAATCAGCTATTAAAGCGAATTTCAGATGATGGCCCATGGGCCAATTGGGAACTATATAAGCTAGCAGTAGAAGTGGAACAACATAATATCATACCAGAATTCGAAGGTCTCCAAGCCCCTAAATACCTATCAGACCTTTCTCCATTACCTCACCAGCTGGAGGTTGCGAAAAAAGTAATAGAAGATATGAATGGAAAAGCTATTTTGGCAGATGAAGTAGGTCTTGGAAAAACGATTGAAGCAGGATTGATACTAAAAGAATACATGATTCGTGGTTTAGTAAAAAAAGTGCTTATTTTAGTTCCTGCCTCTCTAGTCACACAATGGGCGTATGAGTTAAATAGCAAATTTTATATTCCTGCAATGGTTCAGCGCAAAAGCTATGTTTGGGAGCAATGCGACATTGTCGTGTCTTCTATTGATACAGCAAAAAGACAGCCTCATCGTGATATTATAAACAATCTGGACTATGATTTGGTGATTATTGACGAGGCCCATAAACTAAAAAACAATAAAACAAAAAACTATGAGTTTGTCCAAAATTTAAAAAAGAAATTTTGTTTGCTATTAACAGCTACCCCTATCCAAAATAGAATTAGCGAAATTTTTAATTTAGTATCTTTATTAAAACCAGGTCATCTAGGAAGTGAATCATCTTTCTATGAAAAATATAAAAAAGATGCTCGCTCCATTGATGACGATGAAAATCTAAAAGCATTGGTTAATAAAGTCATGATCAGAAACAGACGCCATGATACAGGGATTGAATGGACCAAAAGAATTGTTGAAGCCGTTCCTATTGAATTTACGAAAGAAGAAAGAGCATTGTATGAAGGACTGGTAGATTTAAAAACAGAAACCAATCTTTCTAGCAACATCGAAAATTCCCGCAGTCCTTTTTCGATGATTACATTACAAAGAGAGGCATGCTCCAGCAGGGAAGCAGTATATTATACACTGCAAAACATGGTGAGAAAAGTGGAAAATCCAACACCACAATTCCAACAAAGAATACAAGAACTAATAAAAAAAGTCGAAGCAGTTCAGCAAAACTCAAAGGCAAACAAGGCACTAGAGCTTATTAAGAAGATAAATGATAAAGTAATCATCTTTACCGAATATAGGGCTACGCAACTTTATTTACAATGGTTTTTGAAGCAGCACGGTATTACATCTGTTCCATTTCGCGGCGGCTTTAAACGAGGCAAAAAGGATTGGATGCGAGATCTCTTCCAGAATCATGCACAAGTATTAATTGCCACAGAGGCCGGCGGTGAAGGTATCAACCTCCAATTTTGTCATCATATTATAAACTTTGATTTACCATGGAATCCAATGAGATTGGAGCAAAGAATTGGCCGGATTCATCGACTTGGTCAAAAAGAAGATGTGAAGATTTATAATTTTGCCGTAAAAGACACAGTGGAAGATCATATTTTAAAATTACTTTATGAAAAAATCCATCTTTTTGAAAAAGTTATTGGCGAGCTAGATGATATTTTGACGAAATTGGATTTTGGCAATATGGATGATTATATGATTGATATTTTCTCCCACTCTAAATCTGAAGGAGAAATGAAAATCAAAATGGATAATTTAACAAGCATGATTGAATTCGCACAAAGTATGAAGGAGGATCAGCCGTATGAAGCAGCAGGAAATTCATCAATTTCTTGAACGATTTTTCATCGCAAATGATTGTGAGATAGTGGAGAATAAACCTGGTTATCTCATTGTCCAATTAACAATTGAAATGGACAAGGAGTTAATGAATCGACCGTTTTATTGGCATTATCTTGAAAAGACTGGTGGTGTTCCGAATCCTGCCAGTCTTACCCTCATTACTGATCCAAAGCTGGCACCAGAGGATTTGAAGGGTGAACTGATTCACTTTGGGTCTCCCCGTCTTCATCAACTTTTTGCTTCTGCAAAAAACTTATCGAAGTATATTCGTTTATATGAAAATAAGATAACACACGGAAAGCAGCAAACCGCTTTACAACCATGGCTTGCACTTAATGTGAAAATTTCGTATCAATGTGACAGAAAACGAGATGTATTTCAATCGATTGGACTGCAGCTTATCAATGGTCAAATCGCAACAGATTTCCAAGCAAAAGTAGAGAAAATGAACCTTTCTGCCAAAATTCCTGATTATGCGTTCACACTTTCTCCCTTAATCATGCCAATAAGTGGGATAACAAGAATTGAGAATATGATAAAGCAATCTTTATTAGCAGAAGATCATACATGGGCAGATGAAGCAAAAAAAAGGTGGAAAAAGGATTTAGACTTGCTAGAGCATTTTTATGAAGATATGGAAGGCATGGAGGAAGGACAAGAAACCTTGGAGACGGAAAGATTAGCTCTACAGGAGCAGTACGAACCAAAGATTAATATTTCGATTATTAATGGCGGACTTTTTTATTTAGCTTCAGAAGCTGTTTCGTAAAGATCATCTTTAGTTAAAAAAGGAGTAAATTACTGTCAAAGGCAGTATCTACTCCTTTCCCAAACTATTTTTTTAGTTTTCTACGCTTAAAACTGAATAAAATTAAATAAGGTAAAATCCCAAACCACCTCAACATGAAAGGTTCTTTCAGTCCTTTTCTTTCCGCTTTTAACTTTTTTCTTTCTTCTTTGGGCTGATCCATGTACTGGACAAATGTTTGGGTTAAATACTTCACATAATCATTGGTATTCATCTAATCACCTACTCTAGCATTTGTACTAGGATAGCCCTATCATTTGTTTTTTATTCATTCAACCCATTTCGTCATTTTATTCTGCTCTATATCAAAGTAACTTATCGCATAAATCGGCTTTATCGCCCCTTGCATCTTTAATTGATAATCGATTTTAACAGTCATACGTGAATTTTTTTCCATTGTATAAAAGACATTACCATGTGAAAAATTCTTTGTACCTGAAAGGTCAGGATGTTCATTTGTAGAGAGTTCGTGCTCAATTTCTTTTAAGGAAGATAGAAAATAATATTCTTGAATATTGCTATTTTTCACTCCTGCATCTATCCCCTTCTTATTCACATAAATTCCATACAGTATAAATAAAAAATGGATAAAAAGAATATATACACATAAAGATAATGGGTAAATAAATCCTTTATTGTTCTTGATCAATTCCGATCACTCCAAAAATGTAAGATAAGATCTTATACTAGACTCTTTTTCCCTACCAAATCGGTCTACTACCTTAACTCGAAATCCGTTCTTCTGCATAATAAACTCTACTTTGTTAATAGCTTGTAATGCTACCTCATGCCCTGTTGAATCTACTCGCCTTCTAATGCTGCTGCCATATTTTTCATAAGTAACAACCCTTCCATCCACATAGAGCACCAATTTATTGTTTGAAACAGAAATCCCTTGTGACATTTTTGTTTCTTTTTTTAATTCAAGAATGAACACTTCCCACTCCATTTCTTGTAATTCTTTTTCCGAAAAGTGCTTGTCAAGCATAAGTCGCAAAGGAGTTAACAGGAGAGTAAGTATAATCGTGAAAATAAAAAAAGAAAGAAGCATTTCTGCCAAAACATAGCCCTTATTATTAAGAAGTATTCGTTTAATCATTCTTTCCACACTTCACAGATTTTTTTGTTTTTTTGAAATACATTTTTATATTGCAAACAGACAATACTATCTTTTTCCCAGACAATCGAGTAGCTCGTACCTTCGTTTTCAATAGTCGTATTTCCTCTTTCCACTTCCCCTAATTTAAGCTCTATTAAATGGTTATAAAATAATTCATTTACTAGCTTACTATGCTCGGAATCTTCTAGCTGTTTTAGCACATGGACATAAACCGGCATCCATGTTAGCGCTATCAACAACCATATCGTAAAGGACAATAAATAATCCGGCAGCATAAAGCCTTTACAATTTAGTCGCATAAAATCGTCCTTTCCCTATTAAAACGGTTAATTTATAGGGTTGTTTACCAATTCTAAATTCATAAGTGCCAAATTTCGAAAAATTACCATTTGAATTAATGTTAAAGGAAAGTGTCGCGTTAGTAGAAAAAATAATATCATCTGCATAATAACGTTCCACAATATTCCCAGTATTAGCATCAGCACGCATGTAGTAATAATGTAAAGTTGGATATATCCTCACTTGAATGGGCATTTGATTTTCTAGCGCATACGCTTGAGCATAATAAAGATCACCTTCCAATTGGGTTAAGAAGTGAGTTTCATTAAGAGAAGTTTGTTGGGAAGTAACAAGGAATATGGATAGAGAGGAAAGAACAACTAGTAAAGACATGGCAACAAACATTTCCATTAACGTAAAACCTCTTTGATTATTTATCATGGACTGTCTGATCCCGAGGTAGTAATTACTCCATTTTTAATAATTAACGCCTTGCCATTGGGACATTTTTTTTGGTCTGCTGTTATATAATTTTCTTCTTCCAGTTTAGCAAGATTCTCTGGATACGCTTTATGCTCTATATAGTAAGATTGAACCTCTGCTTGTACCATCTTTGTTAATGCTTCACACCCAGTATTATTGATTTTGGAATTATGCTTGGTTATATTGGGAATGGTGATAATCAATAATATGGAAATAACTACCAAAACAATCATCATTTCAATTAGGGTAAATCCTTGCTCATTCTTCATTTTTTTCTCCTTTCAAAAGCCGTCCAGTAATTGAAACATTGGCATTAACACAGATAAATAAATAGAAATTATTAGAATTCCAACAGCTGTATACAATGTAGGTTGAAGGACTTTTAATGTTTTTTGTAAATTTTCTTCTATTTGTGTTAAGCAATAGTTTCCGAAATAATAGAATTCCTGATCAAGCTTTCCATTTTCCTGGCCGTGCTGAATAATTTGTAATAGCTCTTTTTCCAAAAAATCAAAGGAAGCAAAAGCTTGTTCAAGTCGCACTCCTTTTTTTAACTGTGAAATAGTGATTTCGCCTATTTGGGAATATAGTTTTTGCTCCTTGTTTTCAAGAAAAAATTGCATACACTCATAAATCGAAAAACCACTTGATAATAAATAACTTAACTGCACGGATAGTAGATAGGAAAAATAACGTCTAACAAATATTCCAATCATCGGAATACTCGCTAGTGCATTTATTTGCTTGATAACATCTAATTTTCGAAAAGAAAAATAATAGTAGAGAAGCGCGGAAATAAAACATAGGGATAAGAAAACAAGAAGAAATGGAATAATGTGACCAATAAATTGGAGAAATAGGAGAAAGAAATTCTTGTTAATATTCATCGTTAAAAAGATAGAATTAAACTTCGGGATGAGGATACTTTGAACAAAGAAAAATAAAACGAAGGTAAAACACAAAAGAAAAAGAGGATAGGTAAGGATTTTTCTTAATTTTCTTATCGTATCTTGCTTATTCTGAATCATTCTACTTGCATCTTGAAAAGCACTAGCAAATCCGCCATGCTTTTCAGCAAAGTAAACAAAACTTATCACTTGATAATCAAAATTGAATCTTACTAGGTTCTCAAAAAACGACTCTCCTCCTTTTAAAGAACCGTAACATGCATTAATATCTTCCATTCGACGATCGGGCATATAGTAACGAGAAGACTGGACTGCCTCTGCCATCGAATAGCCTCTATCCAGCAGCTCACCAATACACTTTAAAAATTTCGCTT of Niallia circulans contains these proteins:
- the gcvPB gene encoding aminomethyl-transferring glycine dehydrogenase subunit GcvPB, yielding MSNKNQPLIFESSTPGRIGYSLPEMDIPAADLTELLPNDYIREENPELPEVSELDIMRHYTALSKRNHGLDSGFYPLGSCTMKYNPKINENVARFNGFAHIHPLQEVSAVQGALELMYDLQQHLVEITGMDEVTLQPAAGAHGEWTGLMLIRAYHEANGDMHRTKVIVPDSAHGTNPASATVAGLETITVKSNEHGLVDLEDLKRVVGEDTAALMLTNPNTLGLFEENILEMAEIVHNAGGKLYYDGANLNAVLSKARPGDMGFDVVHLNLHKTFTGPHGGGGPGSGPVGVKADLIPFLPKPVLTKVGEEFVLDYNRPQSIGRVKPFYGNFGINVRAYTYIRSMGPDGLKAVTENAVLNANYMMRRLAEYYDLPFDRHCKHEFVLSGRRQKKLGVRTLDIAKRLLDFGYHPPTIYFPLNVEECIMIEPTETESKETLDSFIDAMIQIAKEAEETPEIVQEAPHTTVIGRLDETLAARKPVLRYTK
- a CDS encoding YqhG family protein; protein product: MKQQEIHQFLERFFIANDCEIVENKPGYLIVQLTIEMDKELMNRPFYWHYLEKTGGVPNPASLTLITDPKLAPEDLKGELIHFGSPRLHQLFASAKNLSKYIRLYENKITHGKQQTALQPWLALNVKISYQCDRKRDVFQSIGLQLINGQIATDFQAKVEKMNLSAKIPDYAFTLSPLIMPISGITRIENMIKQSLLAEDHTWADEAKKRWKKDLDLLEHFYEDMEGMEEGQETLETERLALQEQYEPKINISIINGGLFYLASEAVS
- the comGF gene encoding competence type IV pilus minor pilin ComGF: MIKRILLNNKGYVLAEMLLSFFIFTIILTLLLTPLRLMLDKHFSEKELQEMEWEVFILELKKETKMSQGISVSNNKLVLYVDGRVVTYEKYGSSIRRRVDSTGHEVALQAINKVEFIMQKNGFRVKVVDRFGREKESSIRSYLTFLE
- a CDS encoding lipoate--protein ligase family protein translates to MVKETWRFIDSGNHSPSFNMALDEALLEWHSKGVFPPVIRFYGWNPATLSIGYFQKVEKEIDLDAVKELGLGFVRRPTGGRGVLHEHELTYSVIVSEEHPNMPKTVTEAYRVISEGILKGFHFLDLDAYFAVPKTEEQRNNLKSPRSAVCFDAPSWYELVVEGRKVAGSAQTRQQGVILQHGSILLDLDEDKLFRLFKYPNERVKERMQKAFKSKAVAINELTTRNITIEMAKEAFKKGFEEGLQIQLENYQLTDEEVEYVEKIAKEKYENDEWNFRR
- the comGD gene encoding competence type IV pilus minor pilin ComGD, whose translation is MINNQRGFTLMEMFVAMSLLVVLSSLSIFLVTSQQTSLNETHFLTQLEGDLYYAQAYALENQMPIQVRIYPTLHYYYMRADANTGNIVERYYADDIIFSTNATLSFNINSNGNFSKFGTYEFRIGKQPYKLTVLIGKGRFYATKL
- a CDS encoding YqzE family protein, which codes for MNTNDYVKYLTQTFVQYMDQPKEERKKLKAERKGLKEPFMLRWFGILPYLILFSFKRRKLKK
- the comGC gene encoding competence type IV pilus major pilin ComGC; this translates as MKNEQGFTLIEMMIVLVVISILLIITIPNITKHNSKINNTGCEALTKMVQAEVQSYYIEHKAYPENLAKLEEENYITADQKKCPNGKALIIKNGVITTSGSDSP
- the gcvPA gene encoding aminomethyl-transferring glycine dehydrogenase subunit GcvPA — its product is MKHRYLPMTEQDQKEMLAAIGVSSVEDLFSDIPEKVRFQGNYSIKRAKSESALLKELTKLAQKNADAKANVSFLGAGVYDHYSPVIVDHVLSRSEFYTAYTPYQPEISQGELQAIFEFQTMICELTGMDVANSSMYDGATALAEAGMLSAGTTKRKKILLSSAVHPEAKEVVKTYAKGQYIEVQEIPHKDGITDIEALEDMVDDTVAAVMIQYPNFFGRVEPLKDLEAIIHAHKSLFVVSSNPLALGALTPPGNFQADIVVGDAQPFGIPMGFGGPHCGYFAVTSKLMRKVPGRLVGQTVDDNGQRGFVLTLQAREQHIRRDKATSNICSNQALNALAASVAMTALGKHGVKEMAIANIQKAHYAKTKLKEAGFEIVYEGPSFNEFIIKCNSSISAVNRALLEKGMIGGYDLGRDFKQLENHMLIAVTELRTKEEIDEFVAEMEDYHV
- the comGG gene encoding competence type IV pilus minor pilin ComGG, with amino-acid sequence MIKNNKGFIYPLSLCVYILFIHFLFILYGIYVNKKGIDAGVKNSNIQEYYFLSSLKEIEHELSTNEHPDLSGTKNFSHGNVFYTMEKNSRMTVKIDYQLKMQGAIKPIYAISYFDIEQNKMTKWVE
- a CDS encoding DEAD/DEAH box helicase, whose protein sequence is MTLQINFDDSWNNQLLKRISDDGPWANWELYKLAVEVEQHNIIPEFEGLQAPKYLSDLSPLPHQLEVAKKVIEDMNGKAILADEVGLGKTIEAGLILKEYMIRGLVKKVLILVPASLVTQWAYELNSKFYIPAMVQRKSYVWEQCDIVVSSIDTAKRQPHRDIINNLDYDLVIIDEAHKLKNNKTKNYEFVQNLKKKFCLLLTATPIQNRISEIFNLVSLLKPGHLGSESSFYEKYKKDARSIDDDENLKALVNKVMIRNRRHDTGIEWTKRIVEAVPIEFTKEERALYEGLVDLKTETNLSSNIENSRSPFSMITLQREACSSREAVYYTLQNMVRKVENPTPQFQQRIQELIKKVEAVQQNSKANKALELIKKINDKVIIFTEYRATQLYLQWFLKQHGITSVPFRGGFKRGKKDWMRDLFQNHAQVLIATEAGGEGINLQFCHHIINFDLPWNPMRLEQRIGRIHRLGQKEDVKIYNFAVKDTVEDHILKLLYEKIHLFEKVIGELDDILTKLDFGNMDDYMIDIFSHSKSEGEMKIKMDNLTSMIEFAQSMKEDQPYEAAGNSSIS
- a CDS encoding rhodanese-like domain-containing protein, with protein sequence MIYTLLIILVAFLVYSLVMWLYQRRIVKTVNQDEFRQGYRKAQLIDVREPNEYEAGHVLGARNIPLSQLKMRKSEIRPDKPVYLYCQNGMRSGRAAQFLYRKGYKDLTQLEGGFKKWTGKIKAKK
- the gcvT gene encoding glycine cleavage system aminomethyltransferase GcvT, with the translated sequence MTLLKQTPLYEVYKQYGGKTIDFGGWDLPVQFSGIKQEHEAVRTKAGLFDVSHMGEIEVKGNDSLAFLQKILTNDIEKIKNGAAQYSAMCYENGGTVDDLLTYKLADNHYLLVVNASNIEKDFEWLQKHASGDVILSNLSEDFAQLALQGPLAEEVLRKINPSIDSSIKYFHFQNKVNIAGKEVLLSRTGYTGEDGFEIYCQSEDAIDLWREILTTGEPLGVLPCGLGARDTLRFEATLALYGQELSADISPLEAGIGFAVKVNKEADFIGKAALTKQKEEGLIRKLAGIEMVDRGIPRHGYKVYANGLCIGEVTTGTQSPTLKKNIGLALIQSDYTAIDTEVEVEIRGKYLKAKVTKIPFYKRK